From a single Sphingosinicellaceae bacterium genomic region:
- a CDS encoding TonB-dependent receptor, with protein MGTTTPTNRNQRLHIRRTTSLAAIAIAALAGPAFAQSPPASPAGDVPASTQSADPAAPPALTGSTGTARETPAPESDIVVTGSRIISSGYTAPTPTTVIGEAQINANAQPNIFNTIAQLPSLQGSTGAATGTFSTSSGTQGLSSFSLRGLGPIRTLTLLDGQRVVGANVTGVPDISMFPQLLIKRVDVVTGGASASYGSDAVGGVVNFITDTRFEGFKGNIQGGITTYGDNAQGLVQAAYGKAFFDNRLHVIVSGEYDHEDGVGAGDFGTDLAKGRDWYRATTLVNTGQTNNGLPQFNYRDYAQPYQYARYGLINNGPLQGIAFDKSGTPYNFNYGSGGQPLGNGRVSGCYPGNSFCVGGDLTGAPGSGASLQSALERIDGFGRIGYDFADKNEVYLTVNIAQVKTSNQPSPGYNRPNLTVQCANPFLPQSIRDRCVTAGITAFNFGTSNGNFPDPKVSTDRRQYRFVGGLKGEFDLIGSDWRYDAYYEHGTTLSDINVDDIVLQNRYVAATNAITLNGAIVCADAGARAAGCQPINIFGGAAPSSAALAYVTPANGPFQHTKLTQDVASLNISGEPLQLWAGPLAVAFGGEYRREAYHVNGDPYGAGVSDISPNSADYPADPLLNSTLGSNWAAGNYKNGHGKYDVYEGFLELNLPLVDSEALGRANLNGAGRVTHYSTSGTVWAWKIGGTWDTPVDGIRLRAVTSRDVRAPNLSELFAAPTVTTLPNFSNPFQNVAVQAFQNTVGNPNLKPEIARNTEAGIVLSRPSWLPGLSLSFDYYNIKLSGVVSTLSADQIVRFCFEGNQAFCGGFVLDSPQQGGNFINVQPFNLASWKTSGFDIEASYQWDKPLGLPGSFSVRALATHVSKFLVNAGIKGVATVDQAGANNGNTPDWKGLVIQSYSNDDFSLTLQERWFSSGTFGNQYVVCQTGCPASTANNPTVDYNKMKGALYVDVGGSYNIRPQVTAYFKVDNVFDHDPAAAPQTNTGLDVNPALYDTLGRTFRAGVRFKF; from the coding sequence ATGGGCACGACGACACCGACCAACCGGAACCAGCGCCTCCACATCCGCCGCACCACGAGCCTCGCCGCGATCGCAATAGCGGCGCTTGCCGGCCCGGCCTTCGCGCAGTCCCCGCCCGCTTCGCCGGCAGGCGATGTGCCGGCTTCGACCCAGAGCGCCGACCCCGCCGCCCCGCCGGCGCTCACCGGCTCCACCGGCACGGCGCGCGAGACTCCTGCCCCCGAAAGCGACATCGTCGTCACCGGCTCGCGCATCATCTCGAGCGGCTACACCGCGCCGACCCCGACCACGGTGATCGGCGAAGCGCAGATCAACGCCAACGCGCAACCCAATATCTTCAACACCATCGCTCAGCTGCCGTCCCTGCAGGGCTCGACCGGCGCCGCGACCGGCACGTTCAGCACGTCGAGCGGCACGCAGGGCCTCAGCTCGTTCTCGCTCCGCGGTCTCGGCCCGATCCGCACGCTCACCCTGCTCGATGGCCAGCGCGTCGTCGGTGCGAACGTGACCGGCGTGCCCGACATCAGCATGTTCCCGCAGTTGCTGATCAAGCGCGTCGACGTGGTGACCGGCGGTGCCTCCGCCTCTTATGGTTCTGATGCCGTCGGCGGCGTCGTCAACTTCATCACCGACACCCGCTTCGAGGGCTTCAAGGGCAATATCCAGGGCGGCATCACCACCTACGGCGACAATGCCCAAGGCCTCGTGCAGGCGGCCTACGGCAAGGCGTTTTTCGACAACCGGCTGCACGTGATCGTCAGCGGCGAATACGACCACGAAGACGGTGTCGGTGCGGGTGATTTCGGCACGGACCTCGCAAAGGGCCGCGATTGGTACCGTGCCACGACGCTGGTCAACACCGGGCAGACCAACAACGGGTTGCCGCAATTCAACTACCGCGACTATGCGCAGCCGTATCAGTACGCCCGGTACGGCCTGATCAACAACGGCCCGCTGCAGGGCATCGCGTTCGACAAGAGCGGCACGCCATACAACTTCAACTACGGATCGGGCGGGCAGCCGCTCGGCAATGGGCGGGTCAGTGGCTGCTATCCCGGCAACAGCTTCTGCGTCGGCGGCGACCTGACCGGAGCCCCCGGGTCCGGGGCATCGCTCCAATCCGCGCTGGAGCGCATCGACGGGTTCGGCCGGATCGGCTATGATTTTGCCGACAAGAACGAGGTCTACCTGACCGTCAACATCGCGCAGGTGAAGACCTCCAACCAGCCGAGCCCGGGCTACAACCGGCCGAACCTGACCGTTCAGTGCGCCAATCCGTTCTTGCCGCAGTCGATCCGGGACCGCTGCGTCACGGCCGGCATCACCGCGTTCAACTTCGGGACCAGCAACGGCAATTTCCCGGACCCGAAGGTCTCGACCGACCGGCGTCAGTACCGCTTCGTCGGCGGCCTCAAGGGCGAGTTCGACCTGATCGGCTCCGACTGGAGGTACGACGCCTACTACGAGCATGGCACCACGCTGTCGGACATCAACGTCGACGATATCGTGCTGCAGAACCGTTATGTGGCGGCGACCAACGCGATCACCCTCAACGGTGCGATCGTTTGCGCCGATGCGGGCGCACGCGCCGCGGGTTGCCAGCCGATCAACATTTTCGGCGGTGCGGCCCCGTCGTCGGCGGCGTTGGCTTACGTGACGCCCGCGAATGGACCATTCCAGCACACCAAGCTGACCCAGGACGTCGCCAGCCTCAACATCTCGGGCGAGCCGCTGCAACTGTGGGCGGGCCCGCTCGCGGTGGCCTTCGGCGGGGAGTATCGCCGCGAAGCCTATCATGTGAACGGCGATCCGTACGGCGCGGGTGTATCGGATATCAGCCCGAACAGCGCCGACTACCCGGCGGACCCGCTGCTCAACTCGACGTTGGGGAGCAACTGGGCGGCCGGCAACTACAAGAACGGCCACGGCAAATACGACGTGTACGAGGGCTTCCTGGAGCTTAACCTGCCGCTGGTCGACAGTGAAGCGCTGGGCCGCGCGAATCTGAATGGTGCGGGTCGCGTCACCCACTACAGCACCTCGGGCACCGTCTGGGCGTGGAAGATCGGCGGGACTTGGGACACGCCGGTCGACGGCATCCGTTTGCGGGCCGTAACCTCACGCGACGTCCGCGCACCGAACCTGTCGGAGCTGTTCGCGGCGCCGACCGTGACGACGCTGCCGAACTTCAGCAACCCGTTCCAGAACGTCGCGGTGCAGGCGTTTCAAAACACTGTCGGCAATCCCAATTTGAAGCCGGAGATTGCCAGAAATACCGAGGCCGGGATCGTGCTGTCACGTCCGTCGTGGCTGCCGGGCCTGAGCCTGTCGTTCGACTATTACAACATCAAGCTGAGCGGCGTGGTCTCGACGTTGTCGGCCGACCAGATCGTCCGCTTCTGCTTCGAGGGCAACCAGGCATTTTGCGGTGGCTTCGTGCTCGACAGTCCGCAACAGGGTGGCAATTTCATCAACGTCCAGCCGTTCAACCTCGCCTCCTGGAAGACCAGCGGCTTCGACATCGAGGCAAGCTACCAGTGGGACAAGCCGTTAGGGCTGCCGGGCAGCTTCAGCGTTCGCGCCCTTGCCACGCACGTCAGCAAGTTCCTGGTCAATGCAGGGATCAAGGGCGTGGCCACGGTCGACCAGGCCGGCGCCAACAACGGCAACACGCCGGACTGGAAAGGACTGGTCATCCAGAGCTACAGCAACGACGATTTCAGCCTGACGCTGCAGGAGCGCTGGTTCAGCAGCGGAACCTTCGGCAACCAGTATGTCGTCTGCCAGACCGGTTGCCCGGCATCGACTGCCAATAACCCGACCGTCGACTACAACAAGATGAAGGGCGCGCTCTACGTCGACGTCGGCGGATCCTACAACATCCGCCCGCAGGTCACCGCCTATTTCAAGGTCGACAACGTCTTCGACCACGACCCGGCAGCTGCGCCGCAAACCAACACCGGTCTCGACGTCAATCCGGCGCTGTACGACACCCTCGGCCGGACGTTCCGTGCCGGCGTCCGGTTCAAGTTCTGA